The following are from one region of the Rhipicephalus microplus isolate Deutch F79 chromosome 1, USDA_Rmic, whole genome shotgun sequence genome:
- the LOC119178782 gene encoding leukocyte elastase inhibitor A yields MQPITLKRAVIIAVLGSCFVVHCLAGPANRQPNNLVDGGAPGPGDVVPEGVAKASNDFGIALYRAYANASATGNLFFSPWSLSRVLAMVLLGARNETAAELSRALAVDHFEDPAAAFTAQRKLAKHLLTSSSELASTSIALTRAGDPVSPEYRANLDQYLDDGGVMEVDFSRSEDLLSKVNGEVSRLTGGRIKDALRRSPDPLSKLLLLNAVHFRGVWEKAFNPNDSFDGIFRGATRNTPVRMMSGKGKFPLAYEGNAYVLELPYTGESSLVIALPRRRNQKDLSDIESRLEDILVSARPELRSIEVELPKLTVRSSLDLKEPLKKLGVNALFSEHHADLSGMQAEGGLFVEDVHHGAALELDEKGTVASASTVAIIVSRIGTPRFSADRPFVFAIKHRPTGLLLFVGRVTDL; encoded by the exons ATGCAGCCTATCACTTTAAAAAGAGCAGTGATCATCGCCGTCCTTGGCTCGTGTTTTGTCGTCCATTGCCTAGCCGGTCCTGCAAATAGGCAGCCCAACAACCTCGTTGACGGCGGTGCACCGGGTCCCGGCGACGTCGTACCTGAAGGCGTAGCGAAGGCCAGCAACGACTTCGGCATAGCCCTGTACCGGGCATACGCCAACGCCAGCGCGACGGGCAACCTCTTCTTCTCCCCGTGGAGTCTGAGTCGCGTGCTCGCCATGGTCCTGCTGGGGGCCCGCAACGAGACGGCAGCCGAGCTGTCCCGGGCCCTGGCCGTGGATCACTTTGAGGACCCGGCGGCGGCGTTCACGGCGCAGCGCAAGCTTGCCAAGCACCTGCTGACCAGCTCGAGTGAGCTAGCCTCGACCAGCATAGCGCTCACGCGGGCTGGAGACCCTGTGTCTCCGGAGTACCGGGCCAACCTGGACCAATACTTGGACGACGGCGGTGTCATGGAGGTGGACTTCTCTCGTTCGGAGGACCTGCTCAGCAAAGTCAACGGCGAAGTGTCTAGGCTCACAGGAGGTCGCATTAAAGACGCCTTACGAAG GTCCCCGGACCCTCTGAGCAAACTGCTTCTGCTCAACGCGGTCCACTTCCGTGGCGTCTGGGAGAAAGCGTTCAACCCGAACGACTCCTTCGATGGCATCTTCCGCGGGGCCACGCGCAACACTCCCGTCCGCATGATGAGCGGCAAAGGCAAGTTCCCGCTGGCGTACGAAGGCAACGCGTACGTACTCGAGCTCCCCTACACGGGCGAGAGCAGCCTCGTGATCGCCCTGCCCAGACGCCGCAACCAGAAGGACCTCAGCGACATCGAGTCCCGGCTCGAGGACATCCTCGTGTCGGCCAGGCCCGAGCTGCGCTCCATCGAGGTCGAGTTGCCCAAGCTGACGGTGCGCAGCAGCCTGGACCTCAAGGAGCCCCTGAAGAAGTTGGGCGTCAACGCCCTCTTCTCCGAGCACCACGCCGACCTGAGTGGCATGCAGGCCGAAGGAGGCCTGTTCGTCGAAGACGTGCACCACGGCGCGGCTCTCGAGCTCGACGAGAAGGGCACGGTGGCGAGCGCCTCGACGGTGGCCATCATCGTGAGCCGCATTGGCACGCCCCGCTTCTCGGCCGACCGACCCTTCGTGTTCGCCATAAAGCATAGGCCGACAGGTCTCCTGCTGTTCGTCGGTCGCGTCACCGACCTCTGA